The DNA window TGCCAAGCTAACGCAACTACCATTATTAAAATTAGATCGCAGAATAAAAATAATCTTTTTTTCTTTTTTAGCTTATTTTTTAGTTCATCTAATCTCAGTTTTAATTCATTCAGATAGCACTAAATATTTAGATGGTCCTAGTCGTGGGTTATTATTCTTTTTATTATTTTATTTATTTAATTATACTGGGATTTCTTTACGTAATCTTTTACACGCAATTCCTATTGGTGCTTTTTTAACTGGATTAGTTGCTTGTTATCAGCACTATGCTTTAGGAATGGAAAGAGCTTTTTCTGCAGGACAGATGCCAATTCAATCCGGTGATATTGCAATGTCATTGGGCGTTTTTTCCTTTGCAATTTCTATTTATCTTTTAGCTAAGAATAATTTAAAAATTTCTGGTTTATATTTTATTTTTTCATTATTTGGTATGTTAGCAAGTTTCCTTTCTGGTTCAAGAGGAGGTTGGCTTGCGTTTATTTTCCTAATTATTTGGGTATTATATTTAAACCGTCATTATTTGAATTTAAAGGTGATTGGTTTATTTATCGGAGTAATGATCGTTGGTTTAGGTTTATTGTTAGTTTCTTCATCATCAAATGTATTAAATAAACTTGATGAAGCGAGAAGTGAAGTCTCAGGGTATTACACTAAAAAAGAGAGTGAAACCTCGGTTGGGGCGAGATTAGAGTTGTGGAAAGCAGCATATTTAGAAATAAAACAGAAACCACTATTAGGTTGGGGAGTAGTAGGCGGACAACAAGAGCGTAAAGTGCTAGCTGAACAAGGTAAAATTAGTCAATTTGTCAGTGGCTTTGGGCATGTGCATAATCAAATATTAAATAATTTAGTTGAACAGGGTCTTTTAGGACTATTGGGATTATTAGGTGTTTTTTTAATACCTTGTTGGGCATTTGCAACAGCCTTAAAAACAACGAATTTGGAAATTCGTTTGTTGGCAAGTTTAGGCATTATTCATATTTTATCCGTTATTTCTTATGGTGCAACACAAGTATTTTTTGGGCATAATTCAGGAAATATGTTCTATTTCTTTGTATTAGTATTATTTTATGCGTTATTAGAACAATTAAAACAGGAAGATATTAGAAATTAGGATTATAAAATAAAAAACCTAGTTAGATAACTAGGTTTTTTATTATTAAGATAAAACTTCTTGTCGTTGTAATGGTGTAAGGGAATTTAATTTTTTGATAATATAATTTAACACAACTCCATAAGCAGGAACAAAAAATAATAATCCAACACAGAGCTTAAATAGGTAATCAACAAAACCGATTTCTATCCAGTTTTCTGCCATAAAAGGATCACTAGAACGATAAAATGCAATGGCAAAGAAAGCAAATGTATCACAAAGGCTACCAAAAACCATTGAACTTGCAGGGGCAATCCACCATCGTTTTAATTGGCGGAGACGGTTAAATACCAGTACATCTAAGAGTTGTCCAAAAACGTAGGCGGTAAAACTTGCAAATGCAATGCGAAAAACAAAAAGATTAAAATCCAATAAAGCATTAAAACCTTGGAATTGTGCATCAGAAAAGAGTATTGAAATAATATAACTGATAATTAAGGCTGGGATCATAACGATAAATATAATCCAGCGTGCTTCTTTAGCACCGAATACTCGAACAGTAAGATCGGTCGCTAAAAAAATAAATGGAAAAGTGAATGTTCCCCAAGTAGTATGAAAACTAAATTGAGTGAGGGGTATTCTTACTTCAAATGCAATTTGTACTAGATAATTACTTAATGTAATAATTAGGATATGAAAAATACTTAATATAATTAAAGCACGTAGTTTTTCTTGTTGATTAAATAGTGAATTGGCAGAGATCATTGGTTTTTCCTTTTTTCTGTTAAATTGAGTTGGGGTTAGGGAACCCAACGTTAAAAATTAGGTTGGCAATAATACGCTTTTATTTAAAAATTGCAACTAAGTATAAATTTATATATTGGATATTTAATTTTACAAAGTTTATATAATTTATTATTTATAATTGGTAATATTTTATTTTTATTTATTATGTATAGGAAAAATAATGTCCGTTACTGTTATTATTCCAACTACTGGTGCAGTAGAATTAGAACAAGCTGTTAGCTCAGTATTAACACAAACATATCCTACACATTGTTATTTAGTTTGTGATGGAGCTGAATATGTATCCCAAAAAGGGATAGAAAAGGTGCTAGAGAAATATGTTAACAATAAATATTTTCACTTTTGTTGTTTGCCTATTAATGTTGGTGCTAATGGTTTTTATGGGCATCGAATTTATGCCGCATTTAGTCATTTAATTCAAACCAAATATTTAGCTTATCTCGATCAGGATAATTGGTTTGAGCCTAATCATATCCAAGATTGTATTAATAGTTTAGAACATCATAATGCGGATTGGGGATATGCTTTACGCAATATTGTTTTATCTGATGGGAGATTTGTTTGCCGTGATGATTGTCAATCATTAGGTGCTTGGCAGAATTTTTACGGTGAAAATATGGTAGATACCAATGCTTATTTTCTTAAAACAGAAATAGCTATTCGGATTGCATCAAATTGGCATGGCGGTTGGGGACAAGATCGTCATTTTTTCAATATATTATCTCAATATTTTCCTAATTATATTTGTACGCATAAATATAGTGTTAATTATCGTTTAAGTGGTAGAGTGAATACGCCAGAGCCAGCGTTCTTTTTAAATGGAAATCAATTGATGCGAGATAAATATAGCGGTAAGTTGCCTTGGTTATTGTCTAAGTAAAAGGGCTGAATAACAGCCCTAAAATTTATTTGCGTGGTAATTGAATTTTTTGTTGTTCGCTTGGACGATATAAAGCCAGAATATGTCCGATGGTTTGAACAGCCACTGCATCAGTTTCCCGCACAATGGCATTGATAATTAACTGTTTTGTTTCTCTTTCTGTACCTGCAATTTTTACTTTGATTAACTCGTGGTGATTTAAAGCGTTATCAATTTCGGCTAAGACACCTTCGGTTAAGCCATTGCCGCCGAGCATGACAACAGGACTTAAATGATGAGCAAGTCCTTTTAGATATTGTTTTTGTTTGGTTGATAATGTTATTGGCATTGTTATATCCTAATTTTATTATTCAAAAGATTATTAATTTTACCGTTTAATCCTCTGAATAGAAAGCAAATAATCTATCGTATAGATCCCCTGTTGTTGTATAATTTCTTTTTTGATAAAAATTCAAGATAAAAAAATAGTAGTATTATCGGTTTTACCTATCATTTTACTTAGTGATTTAGATAATAAGGCTAACTTTTTGATATACAATAGAAATTAGATGAAATAATAAGAAAGTGGTAATAAGGTTTGAATTTACAACAGTTTATACTTGAAAATTGATTTATAATCACCATATTTAATCGCAATTCGCTTAAAAAACATCTTTTACCACTAAAAAATAGATAAGTAATAGGATTCCTAATGGGTAAAAAGAAACGTTCAGCCAGTTCAACTCGTTGGTTAAATGAACATTTTAAAGATAAATTTGTGCAACAAGCACATAAACAAAAATTGCGTTCTCGAGCATATTTTAAATTAGATGAAATTCAACATTCCGATAAATTGTTTAAACCCGGTATGACCATTGTTGATTTAGGGGCAGCACCGGGTGGTTGGTCACAATATGTAGTCAGTCAAATTGGTGATAAAGGACGGGTAATCGCTTGTGATATTTTAGAGATGGATCCCATTGTTGGTGTTGACTTTCTACAAGGAGACTTTCGTGACGAAAAAGTGCTCAATGCTTTATTAGAGCGGGTTGGTGAAGGGAAAGTAGATGTTGTTATGTCTGATATGGCACCTAATTTTAGTGGTATGCCATCGGTTGATATCCCAAGAGCAATGTATTTGGTTGAGCTAGCATTAGATATGTGTAAACAAGTGTTAGCAACGAAAGGAAGTTTTGTGGTAAAAGTATTTCAAGGAGAAGGATTTGATGAGTATTTAAAAGAAGTACGCTCTCTCTTTACAAAGGTGAAAGTACGCAAACCTGAAGCTTCAAGAGATCGTTCAAGAGAAGTTTATATTGTCGCAACAGGTTATAAATTGTAGCCTGATGCTTATTTATCAATAACAACAAAACGGGGTTTAGCCTTGAAAAACAATAATATGTTAAAAAATATAATGCTTTGGAGTGTAATTGCCGTTATTTTGATGACAATTTTTCAAAGCTTTGGTAGTGGTACACAAAATACGGTAGATTATTCCACCTTTATCAATGATATTGGTGCTAATCAAGTAAAAGATGTACGTTTTGATGGCACTGAAATTAATGTAACAAAAACGAATGGTAATAAGTATGTTACTGTAATGCCAATTCGTGATGATCAAGTGTTAAATGATCTATTGAAGAAAAATGTCAATGTTTCAGGCACATTACCAGAAAAACGTAGTTTATTGGCACAAATTGTAATTTCTTGGTTCCCAATGTTGCTTTTTATTGGTATTTGGCTATTTGTGATGCGTCAAATGCAAGGCGGTGGCGGCGGTGCGATGAAGTTTGGTAAAAGTCGTGCCAGAATGATGACCCAAGATCAGATTAAAACAACTTTTGCTGATGTTGCAGGGTGTGATGAAGCAAAAGAAGAAGTAGGTGAAATTGTTGATTTTCTACGTGATCCTGCAAAATTCCAAAAATTAGGCGGAAAAATTCCAAAAGGAATTTTAATGGTTGGTCCACCGGGAACAGGGAAAACATTATTAGCAAAAGCAATTGCTGGTGAAGCAAAAGTCCCATTTTTTACAATCTCAGGTTCAGATTTTGTGGAAATGTTTGTTGGGGTTGGTGCTTCTCGAGTACGAGATATGTTTGAACAAGCAAAGAAAAATGCACCTTGTTTAATCTTTATCGATGAAATTGATGCTGTTGGTCGTCAACGTGGTGCAGGTTTAGGTGGTGGGCATGATGAGCGTGAACAGACCTTAAACCAAATGTTAGTAGAAATGGATGGATTTGAAGGAAAAGAAGGGGTGATTGTTATCGCTGCAACTAACCGCCCAGATGTTCTTGATCCAGCACTAACACGTCCGGGACGTTTTGACCGTCAAGTTGTGGTTGGGTTACCAGATGTTCGTGGTCGTGAGCAGATCTTAAAGGTACATATGCGTAAAATCCCTGTTGGTAATGATGTTGATGCAATGACATTAGCACGAGGAACACCGGGGTATTCAGGTGCAGACTTAGCTAACTTAGTCAATGAAGCGGCACTCTTTACCGCACGTTCAAATAAACGCTTGGTAACAATGGTTGAATTTGAGAAGGCGAAAGATAAGATCAATATGGGACCTGAACGCCGTACAATGATGATGACTGATAAGCAGAAAGAAGCGACTGCTTATCATGAAGCAGGGCATGCGATTGTCGGTTATTTAGTGCCAGAACACGATCCTGTTCATAAAGTTACTATTATCCCACGTGGACGAGCACTGGGTGTAACTTTCTTCTTACCTGAAGGGGATCAAGTCAGCATTAGTCAAAAGCAGTTAGAAAGTAAGTTATCAACCCTTTATGCAGGACGAATTGCAGAAGATCTTATTTATGGCAAAGAAAATATTTCGACTGGTGCATCTAATGATATTCAAGTTGCAACTAATATTGCGCGTAAAATGGTTACCGAATGGGGTTTTTCAGATAAGTTAGGACCAGTGTTGTATGCTGAAAATGAAGGCGAAGTATTCTTAGGGCGTTCAATGGCGAAAGCTAAGCATATGTCTGATGAAACCGCACATTTAATTGATGAAGAAGTGAGAACGGTAGTTAGTCGTAACTATGAACGTGCAAGAAAATTATTGCAAGATAATATGGATATTCTTCATGCAATGAAAGATGCGTTAGTTAAATATGAAACGATTGATGAACTCCAAATTAAGCAATTAATGGAACGTCAAGAAGTTACACCACCTGCAGGTTGGGCTGAAAAATCGAATGTGACTGCTTCTACAGATACAACGGACACTGCAGCTGAAACAACCACTGTAAAAACAGATGAGCCAGAACAAAATGAAAAATAAGTGATAATTTTTATCACAGTATAGAGAGAAAGTGCGGTATTTCCGCACTTTTTTATTAAGAGCTTACTCTTGATTGATCACTTCAATTTCAACTGAGGAATTTAATCCACGAGGCAGAGTTGAACCCTTACGCCCTCTTTCCGCTCGGAATTTGGTTAAATCTTCAGGTGTAAGTGTGATTTTACGTTTACCTGCATGGAAGATAAGTGTTGATTGTTCATTTATGAGGAGTAAACGAGATAAGCGTTCTTCCCCTGTTTTTGCTTTCTCAGCAGGAATCGTAACAATTTTATTTCCTTTCCCTTTTTGTAGTGCAGGTAAATCTTGTACTGGGAAGATTAGCATACGGTTGGCAGACGTGAGGGCAACCAATAAGCTTTTATCTTGTTCGACTGGTAAAGGGGGTAAAATTTGTGCATTTTCTGGTAAGTTTATTAATGCCTTACCTACTTTATTACGTGAAATAAGATCTTCATATTTACAAATAAAACCATAACCACAATCTGATGCTATTAAGAGTGGTTGATCGTTATTTTCCATTAAGAGATGTTTGACACTAGCCCCCGCCGTAATATTAAGTTTTCCTGTCAAAGGTTCTCCTTGTGAACGGGCAGAAGGGAGAGTGAGAGGATCTAAGGTGTAACTGCGTCCATTACTATCAAGAAAGCATACAGGTTGGTTACTTTTACCACAAGCGTGAGCGAGATAGGCATCTCCAGCTTTGTAATTCAAATTTTTCGGATCGATTTCATGCCCTTTTGCACAACGTACCCACCCCATTTCAGATAGAATTACCGTCACAGGTTCAGCAGGAACAAGATCGCTTTCATTGATTGCTTTAGCTTCACTGCGTTCAACAAGAGGAGAACGTCGTGGACTCGCATAAAGTTTCGCATCTTGTTGGATTTCTTTTTTTAGTAATTTATTTAGTTTTACCTCTGAATTTAGGAGTTGTTGTAATTCTCGCTGTTCTTCTGTAAGTGTTTGTTGTTCTGCTTGTAATTCGTGTTCTTCAAGTTTTGCTAAATGCCGTAACCGTAGGTTTAAAATCGCTTCGGCTTGTTCTTCACTTAGTTGAAAACGTTGTATTAACTCATTTTTAGGATCATCGTGGTTACGGATAATCTCAATTACTTCATCAATATTCAGATAAGCAATTAATAAGCCAGCTAAAATATGTAAGCGAGCAGAGACTTTATCCAAACGATATTGTAAACGGCGAGTAACGGTGGTACGGCGGAAAGTGAGCCATTCCGTGAGAATAGTTAGCAGATTTTTGACCGCAGGTTTATGATCAAGACCAATCATATTCATATTTACCCGATAACTTTTTTCAAGATCGGTGGTCGCAAATAGGTGTGCCATTAATGCATCGGTATCAACTCGATTAGAGCGAGGAACAATCACAATCCGTGTTGGATTTTCGTGATCCCCTTCATCACGTAAATCTTCTACCATTGGAAGTTTTTTATTACGCATTTGGGTGGCAATTTGATCTAATATTTTGGCACCAGAAGTTTGATGCGGTAAGGCATCAATAATAATTTCACCATCTTCTTTTTTCCAAGTTGCTCGCATTTTGATTGAGCCACGCCCTTGTTGGTAAATTTTTCGAATATCCGCTTTTGATGAAATAATTTCAGCATCAGTTGGAAAGTCAGGACCTTGTATCACCTCTAACAGTTGATCTAATGTAGCGTCAGGCTTATCCAGTAATAGTATCGCAGCGTTAGCAATTTCATTTAAGTTATGGGGTGGTATATCTGTTGCCATACCTACTGCAATCCCAGTCGTACCATTTAATAAAATATGTGGTAAGCGAGCAGGGAGGTATTGTGGTTCTTCTAATGAACCATCAAAGTTTGGTTGATAATCTACCGTTCCTTGCCCCAATTCAGCTAAAAGAATTTCTGCAATTTTGGCTAAACGTGATTCTGTATAACGCATCGCAGCAAAAGACTTAGGATCGTCTGCTGCTCCCCAGTTTCCTTGTCCATCAATTAATGGATAGCGATAAGAAAAAGATTGTGCCATTAAAACCATTGCTTCATAGCAAGCACTATCTCCATGGGGGTGAAATTTACCGAGAACGTCCCCAACAGTGCGAGCAGATTTTTTATATTTGGCATTCGCATTCAAGCCTAATTCTGACATCGCATAAATAATACGTCTTTGAACGGGTTTTAAGCCATCACCAATAAAAGGCAAGGCTCGATCCATAATTACATACATTGAATAATTTAGATACGCACTTTCGGTAAAAGTGTGAATCGGCATCTGTTCTACACCTTCGTAATTAATTTGATTATCCATTTTATTATCCATTTATTTATATAGCAGGCGTCTAGTTACACCGTTAATTCAGCGTGATTGCCTTTTGTTTGTAACCAATTTTTGCGATCTTCGGCACGTTTTTTAGCGAGCAACATATCCATTAATTCTAAAGTTTCATCGGTAGTATCGCCTGGTTTTTGTTCATCTATCATACTTGGCTGATAGGTTAACTGCACTAAACGGCGAGTATTAGGATCCATTGTCGTTTCTCGTAATTGTAGAGGGTTCATTTCACCTAACCCTTTGAAACGCTGAACATTAATTTTGCCACGTTTACGTTTTAGGCGATCTAAAATGACATTTTTTTCTTCTTCATCTAAGGCATAATACACTTCTTTACCTAAATCAATTCGATATAGTGGTGGCATTGCGACATAAACATGCCCCGCTTCGACCAATTTTGGAAAATGGCGTAAGAACAAAGCACATAAAAGTGTGGCAATATGTAATCCATCTGAATCCGCATCTGCTAAAATACAAATTTTTCCATAACGTAATTGTGATAGATCATCATTATCAGGATCGATACCTAAAGCGACGGCAATATCGTGTACTTCTTGTGAAGCTAAAACTTGATCTGCGGATACTTCCCAAGTATTTAAAATTTTACCTCTTAGTGGCAAAATTGCTTGATATTCACGATCTCGAGCTTGTTTTGCCGAACCACCCGCAGAATCCCCTTCTACTAAGAAAAGTTCAGTACGGTTTAGATCTTGAGATGAACAATCGGCAAGTTTTCCGGGCAGAGCGGGGCCACTTACCAGTTTTTTACGTACAACTTTTTTGGCTGCACGCAAACGCCGTTGTGCAGAGTTAATTGCCATTTCTGCAAGTTGTTCTGCTTGTTGAACGTGTTGGTTTAACCATAGGCTAAAAGCATCTTTCACCACGCCAGATACAAAAACTGCACTTTGACGAGAAGATAAGCGTTCTTTAGTTTGCCCTGCAAATTGTGGTTCTTGGATTTTTAAGGATAGGACATAAGCACAGCGATCCCAAATATCCTCAGCGGTTAGTTTTACCCCTCGAGGTAAGAGATTGCGAAATTCACAAAATTCTCGGATTGCATCAAGTAAGCCTTGGCGTAACCCATTGACGTGTGTTCCACCTAATGCGGTTGGAATTAAATTCACATAACTTTCAGCAATTAAATTTCCGCCTTCAGGTAACCATAATAACGCCCAGCTTACTGCTTCCGTATCGGTATTAAAATTACCCACAAAAGGTGTTTCGGGAAGGGTAATAAATCCATTGACCGCTTCACTTAAATAATCGCTTAGTCCATCTTGATAACACCACTGTTCTTCAGTGTGATTGACTTTATCAATAAATTTAATTTCTAATCCTGAGCAAAGTACGGCTTTCGCACGCAGAAGATGGCGTAGTCGGCTAACAGAAAACTTGGCTGAATCAAAATATTTTGGGTTGGGTTGGAATTTTACTGTTGTACCAGTGGTACGGCGTCCACAGCTACCAATAACTTCTAATTCTTTGATTTTTTGTCCGTTTTCAAAGGCAATATGATAAATTTCACCATTACGTTTTACCGTAACATCAACTCGAGAAGATAAAGCGTTTACCACTGAAATGCCTACGCCGTGTAAACCACCAGAGAATTGATAATTTTTATTTGAGAATTTTCCACCCGCATGCAGTTTTGTGAGGATTAATTCTATACCAGATATTTTTTCAATCGGGTGAATATCTGTTGGCATACCACGTCCATTATCAATTACTTCAAGAGATTGATCAGGATAGAGAATCACTTCAATTTTGCTTGCAAAACCAGCGAGAGTTTCATCGACACTGTTATCAATTATTTCCTGTCCTAAGTGATTAGGGCGACTGGTATCGGTGTACATTCCGGGGCGTAGTTGTACTGGTTCAAGATCTTTTAAAACGGTAATATCTTGAGCGTTATAGGCTGTTTGAGTCATAAATAAATATAGCGGTATCAATAAAAAAGTAAAAATGACAAAATTCTAACAAAAAACTAATCTAAAGGTTAAGTGGTTTATTGGCTTTTAAAAAATGAGTGCTAAATTTTTATCGCATAAAACATTACAATTTGGTGTTTATTTCAGCAATGATGAAATGAATTTAGGGTGTTTTTATGATCTTGTTTGCAAAAATGGGTGAAGATGATTGCTTTTCTTTTCTCTATTGTTATCGTAACAAGGCTGTTAATATTGAAGAGATGGAAATTAAATAAGAGGGAAGGTATGAAAATAGTATTTTTAGATAGCACTGCAATTCCAAAGCATATTTCTATTCCACGTCCAAATTTTGCCCATCAATGGGTGGAATATGAACATACCGCAGCAGAACAAACCGTTGAACGCTTGCAAGGAGCTGAAATTGCAATTACCAGTAAGGTAGTTTTTAGCCGAGAAGTTATGCAGCAGTTACCAGACCTTAAGTTAATTGCGATTACAGCAACAGGAACAAATAATGTTGATCTTAAGGCAGCAGAAGAATTAGGTATTTGTGTCAAAAATGTAACAGGCTATTCTTCGGTAACGGTTCCTGAACACGTTCTCGGTATGATTTATGCGTTAAAACATAGTTTAATGGGGTGGTATCGTGATCAGTTAACGGATCGTTGGGTCAGTAATAAGCAGTTTTGTTACTTTGATTATCCGATTACTGATGTAAAAGGTTCTACCTTAGGGATTATTGGGAAAGGCAATTTAGGCAGTGAAGTTGGACGTTTGGCTACTTTATTGGGAATGAAAGTATTATATGCAGAACGTCAAGGGGTAACAGAAATTCGAGAGGGCTATACAAAATTTGAAGAGGTGTTAGCCGAAGCCGATATTTTAACACTCCATTGTCCATTAACTGACACAACACAAAATATCATTAATACAAAGACACTTGCTTTATGTAAGAAAGGGGCATTACTCATTAATACAGGTCGAGGTCCGTTAGTTGATGAGCGAGCATTATTAAAGGCTTTAGAAAGTGGACAATTAGGTGGTGCGGCAATTGATGTTATGATTCAAGAACCGCCTGAAAAAGGAAATATTCTAATGGAAGCGGCGAAAGTATTACCGAATTTATTAATTACACCGCATATTGCTTGGGCATCTGATTCAGCGGTAACGACTTTAGTGAAAAAGGTCAGTCAAAATATCGAGGAATTTGTCGCAACAGGGAAATAGCGATAGAAAAGTATAAAACAGCAATGCTTTTTATAAAAATTTCACTATAATGATCAAATCTAGAAGGCATAGTATTATGCCTTTTTTGTTGAAGAGAGATTAAAAAGGAAAAATAATGCAAGTATCTTTTTTGATTGCATTACGTTATTGGCGAGCAAAAAGTGGCGATCGTTTTGGACGTTTAGTTACCACATTAGCTACTGGTGGTATTATTTTAGGGGTTAGTGCACTAATTATTGTGTTATCGGTTATGAATGGGCTAGAAAATTACCAGAAAGATAGAGTATTAGAAAATATTCCACATGCCATAGTACTACCTAAAGCTGAGCCAGCATTTTTATCTCCACAAGCTATCAATCACCCACCTTTTGATCAGTTACCGCCTTTTGTCACCAAAGCAGTGGTAATTAACCAAGTTAATGCGATTTTGCAAAGTGCGGGGGCTTTGCAGCCTGCTAAATTATTAGGTATAAGTCAATTTAGTGATGATCCGTTATTGTCTTCTATCGAACAACCGTTTTCCCAACTTTTACCAGCAGGGCAATTCAATTTAGTGATCAGTTCACAATTAGCCACTCAATTACAATTAAATGTAGGTGATAAAGTACGTTTAATCCTTAGCCAAAATAGTGTCTATACGCCTTTTGGCAGAGTACCACAACAACGTCTTTTTACATTATCAGCGATTTACGAGGATCAAGGGCAAAGTAGTGCGAATGAAGTTTTTGCTAACATCAATGATGTTGGGCGATTATTGCGTTTAAAGCCACAACAGTTGCAAGGTGTAAGGCTATTTTTAGATGATCCATTCAAAATTACTCAGTTATCCCACTATTTTTCAACGGATAAATGGCAAATCGAAGATTGGCGGCAACAAAAAGGAGAGTTTTTTCAAGCCGTACGAATGGAAAAAAATATGATGGGGTTACTTGTTAGTTTGATTATTATTGTTGCTATTTCCAATATTGTTACTTCTCTAAGTTTGATGGTGGTTGATAAACAAGGTGAAATTGCCATTTTACAAACTCAAGGCATGACGAAACGACAGATTATGCAAATTTTTATTTATCAAGGTATGTTAGTCGGTGTTAGTGGAACTTTTATCGGTGGCTTGTTAGGTGTGGTATTAACAAACTATCTTGATCTGTTTATCGGTATATTTAATCCAAATGGTTTGTCTTTGCCAACATTCATTGAACCTTTCCAAATTGGACTTATTTTAAGTCTATCTTTGCTATTTTCTTTATGTTCAACTATTTACCCTGCTTATCGTGCTGCAAAAGTTGAACCTGCAGAGGCATTACGTTATGAATAAAAAGATCGAACAATCTGCTGTATTATTACGTTGCAGTGAATTATCGAAAACTTATCAAGAGGGCGAAAAACAGACAGAAGTTTTAAAATCTGTTTCTTTTGAATTACAAGATCAAGATTTAACTGCAATCGTTGGTTCATCAGGTTCAGGCAAAAGTACATTATTACATTTACTTGGTGGGTTGGATCAACCAAGTAGTGGTACAGTTTTTCTTAAAGAACAAGATCTTTCGTTATTATCGGATCGTAGGATTGCACAATTACGTAACCGTCATTTAGGGTTTGTATATCAATTCCACCATTTAATGGCGGATTTTTCAGCATTAGAAAATGTAATGATGCCCCTCTTAATTGCAGGGGAAAAACGAGATCAGGCGGCAGATCGAGCTGCACAAATGTTACAAGCTGTTGGGCTTTCTCATCGTATTTCGCATAGACCATCGGCATTATCGGGTGGAGAACGTCAGCGAGTGGCAATTGCAAGGGCTTTGGTTAATCAACCTGATATTGTGTTAGCTGATGAGCCAACAGGCAATTTAGATCGTAAGACCACTGAAGCGGTGTTTGAATTAATTCAACAATTAAACCAAGAACAGAAAACGGCATTTCTTTTAGTTACTCACGATTTACATTTAGCACAGAAATTCAAACAGTGTTATTTGATGCAAGATGGTAGCCTAAGGACTAAGGTGTAAGGTGAATATAATGAATACACCTTTTTTTATTAGTTGGCGTTATCAACGTGGGCAAAGACATAATCGTCTTGTTGCCTTGATTGCATTTTTTTCAACCATTGGAATAGCACTTGGTGTTGCTGTTTTAATCGTTGGTTTAAGTGCAATGAATGGTTTTCAGCGAGAATTGGATAATCGAATTTTATCGGTCGTACCACATATTGAGATTAGCACGTTAGGAACAGAGAGTTTAATTAATGATCAACAGCAAATAGCACAGCTATTGCAAAAAAATCCTGAGGTAAAAGCGACTTCCCCCTATGTTTCATTTACAGCGTTAG is part of the Mergibacter septicus genome and encodes:
- the parC gene encoding DNA topoisomerase IV subunit A; amino-acid sequence: MDNQINYEGVEQMPIHTFTESAYLNYSMYVIMDRALPFIGDGLKPVQRRIIYAMSELGLNANAKYKKSARTVGDVLGKFHPHGDSACYEAMVLMAQSFSYRYPLIDGQGNWGAADDPKSFAAMRYTESRLAKIAEILLAELGQGTVDYQPNFDGSLEEPQYLPARLPHILLNGTTGIAVGMATDIPPHNLNEIANAAILLLDKPDATLDQLLEVIQGPDFPTDAEIISSKADIRKIYQQGRGSIKMRATWKKEDGEIIIDALPHQTSGAKILDQIATQMRNKKLPMVEDLRDEGDHENPTRIVIVPRSNRVDTDALMAHLFATTDLEKSYRVNMNMIGLDHKPAVKNLLTILTEWLTFRRTTVTRRLQYRLDKVSARLHILAGLLIAYLNIDEVIEIIRNHDDPKNELIQRFQLSEEQAEAILNLRLRHLAKLEEHELQAEQQTLTEEQRELQQLLNSEVKLNKLLKKEIQQDAKLYASPRRSPLVERSEAKAINESDLVPAEPVTVILSEMGWVRCAKGHEIDPKNLNYKAGDAYLAHACGKSNQPVCFLDSNGRSYTLDPLTLPSARSQGEPLTGKLNITAGASVKHLLMENNDQPLLIASDCGYGFICKYEDLISRNKVGKALINLPENAQILPPLPVEQDKSLLVALTSANRMLIFPVQDLPALQKGKGNKIVTIPAEKAKTGEERLSRLLLINEQSTLIFHAGKRKITLTPEDLTKFRAERGRKGSTLPRGLNSSVEIEVINQE
- the parE gene encoding DNA topoisomerase IV subunit B, which encodes MTQTAYNAQDITVLKDLEPVQLRPGMYTDTSRPNHLGQEIIDNSVDETLAGFASKIEVILYPDQSLEVIDNGRGMPTDIHPIEKISGIELILTKLHAGGKFSNKNYQFSGGLHGVGISVVNALSSRVDVTVKRNGEIYHIAFENGQKIKELEVIGSCGRRTTGTTVKFQPNPKYFDSAKFSVSRLRHLLRAKAVLCSGLEIKFIDKVNHTEEQWCYQDGLSDYLSEAVNGFITLPETPFVGNFNTDTEAVSWALLWLPEGGNLIAESYVNLIPTALGGTHVNGLRQGLLDAIREFCEFRNLLPRGVKLTAEDIWDRCAYVLSLKIQEPQFAGQTKERLSSRQSAVFVSGVVKDAFSLWLNQHVQQAEQLAEMAINSAQRRLRAAKKVVRKKLVSGPALPGKLADCSSQDLNRTELFLVEGDSAGGSAKQARDREYQAILPLRGKILNTWEVSADQVLASQEVHDIAVALGIDPDNDDLSQLRYGKICILADADSDGLHIATLLCALFLRHFPKLVEAGHVYVAMPPLYRIDLGKEVYYALDEEEKNVILDRLKRKRGKINVQRFKGLGEMNPLQLRETTMDPNTRRLVQLTYQPSMIDEQKPGDTTDETLELMDMLLAKKRAEDRKNWLQTKGNHAELTV
- a CDS encoding 2-hydroxyacid dehydrogenase; protein product: MKIVFLDSTAIPKHISIPRPNFAHQWVEYEHTAAEQTVERLQGAEIAITSKVVFSREVMQQLPDLKLIAITATGTNNVDLKAAEELGICVKNVTGYSSVTVPEHVLGMIYALKHSLMGWYRDQLTDRWVSNKQFCYFDYPITDVKGSTLGIIGKGNLGSEVGRLATLLGMKVLYAERQGVTEIREGYTKFEEVLAEADILTLHCPLTDTTQNIINTKTLALCKKGALLINTGRGPLVDERALLKALESGQLGGAAIDVMIQEPPEKGNILMEAAKVLPNLLITPHIAWASDSAVTTLVKKVSQNIEEFVATGK